The Limnochordia bacterium genomic interval ACAGAGTATGTCGTAATGGCTACCATTGTTGTGGCTGCGGTTTTCTGTGGATGTATGCTAGTTCGCAAGCCAACTACTGAATTATCTGAGAGTTTAACAGACCACCTTCAACTATGGTTACGAGCAGATAAAGGAGTTTTCTTGGTGGACGGTGTTGTAAGCCAGTGGACCGACCAGTCCGGTAAGGGCAATCACGCAGTTGCCGCTGAGGGCTCGGTCATGCGTCTTGAGGAATTGGCGGAAAATGCCCAGCCTGCCATATTGTTTAACGGAACAAGTGCGCTTAGGATACCCCATGCAGACGGTTTGAACGCTGATGGTTCCTTCACGACATTTATCGTATATAAGGTTTCGAGTGGTTTCCGATTGGCGCAAAAAAAGGATGCTAGTACTGGGTTGACGGGCACCGCGTGGTTTGTAACACCGCAAAATGGCATGGCTGTATCTGGCAAGAGTCCGACAAAAGCCTCTTTTGAGACCGGAGTTCTTCACATTCAAGCGAATGTATTCGATGCTGAATTGGGTGAGATACACGTATATAGTAATGGTACCGAGGTTGAGTTAGTGACCGACGTGCCCCTCCAACAAGCGAACGAGGATCCAGTATATATTGGACGCCGGAATCAAAGCCCATCCGCTGGATTCATTACTGGCTATATAGCCGAGTTCATCATTTACGATACTAACTTATCCGCCGATGAACGATGCGCTGTTGAAGGCTATCTCAGACAGAAATATGCCATAAACGAAAGTCAATAATCAGGAGGGTGCTGAAAACGATGAAAAACTTCACATGGATGTTGGTTACGGTTGTTGTGGGCATTTTGCTTGTTGGGAGTACTACTTTTGCGGACATTCCGACCGACGGTCTACAGATCTGGCTTCGTGCAGATCGCGGTGTGATTGAGGAAAATGGAATTGTGGTAAGGTGGGTTGATCAATCAGGAGAGAAGAATGACGCGGTTTCCGATTCTGGCAGTGCACCTTACCTACAAGCTAACACAATTGCTAATCAGCCTGCGGTTGTCTTTGATGGGTCTGCCACTTACCTGTGTGTTTCTCATAAGAATGAGCTCAATGTGGAGAATGGCTGTTCTATATTCGTGGTATACGAGTATTCCAAGGGTTTCCGACTTGCTCAGAAGTTGGACAACAGCAATGGTATTACTGAGAAAGCATGGTTTCTCGCACCTCAAAATGGCTTGGCTGTTGGGGGTACCTATTACCGACAAGGCGATCTATACGTAGATTCGTTCCCCCAGGTCCAATGTAGTGTCTACGACAAGAAAATGCAGGAGATTAAGCTTTATCGCGATGGGCTACTCGTAGCAACAATCAATGATGTGAGGCAACAAGTCCCAAATAAAAGCGATCTCTATATAGGCAAACGGAATCATCCTAGCCTAAGCGAAGGCCACCTAGATGGGTTTATCGCGGAGTTCATCCTTCATGATCGGGCGTTGTCCGAGAATGAACGACAGGCCATTGATGACTACCTAACAGCAAAGTATGGACTATAGGAGGAACGGGGTGAGCTTATCTAGTGTTATCAATCTCGAGATTGGTGACTAAGATCGTCGGTAAGCTTTAGACGTTGCTGACCTGCAGGCAGAAGGCTGATCGCCGTGGTTATCAACTGCGTGGTTAGACTTTTGCCTGTAGTACTTCGTTCTCTGTAGGACGGTTGGGAGGTGCCCTGCCAGGTACAATTATCTACGGCAGATTGAAGCTATCTAGCCCCCTAAAGGATTTGGACATAAGCTATGTTTGTGCTAAGATTACTTTAGTGGGAGTGATTAACCGTGACAAGAAAGCGTTACTCAGATGATTTCAAGCAACAGGTGATTGATGA includes:
- a CDS encoding LamG domain-containing protein; the protein is MKKFRTEYVVMATIVVAAVFCGCMLVRKPTTELSESLTDHLQLWLRADKGVFLVDGVVSQWTDQSGKGNHAVAAEGSVMRLEELAENAQPAILFNGTSALRIPHADGLNADGSFTTFIVYKVSSGFRLAQKKDASTGLTGTAWFVTPQNGMAVSGKSPTKASFETGVLHIQANVFDAELGEIHVYSNGTEVELVTDVPLQQANEDPVYIGRRNQSPSAGFITGYIAEFIIYDTNLSADERCAVEGYLRQKYAINESQ
- a CDS encoding LamG domain-containing protein; translated protein: MKNFTWMLVTVVVGILLVGSTTFADIPTDGLQIWLRADRGVIEENGIVVRWVDQSGEKNDAVSDSGSAPYLQANTIANQPAVVFDGSATYLCVSHKNELNVENGCSIFVVYEYSKGFRLAQKLDNSNGITEKAWFLAPQNGLAVGGTYYRQGDLYVDSFPQVQCSVYDKKMQEIKLYRDGLLVATINDVRQQVPNKSDLYIGKRNHPSLSEGHLDGFIAEFILHDRALSENERQAIDDYLTAKYGL